The Eubalaena glacialis isolate mEubGla1 chromosome 3, mEubGla1.1.hap2.+ XY, whole genome shotgun sequence nucleotide sequence cccaccctcccccaccgaAGTGATGAGACCTAAACCCAGGTCCCAGGATCCCTTGGTCACAGGTTAAGAGGTAATGACCTTCAAACCAAGGACGTTGGGACTCCTGCCATTTAGGCTCCTACCTCATCCTGAAGCCGGCTTAGCCCTCCAGCGGTCTTCTCAGCCTCACTGGCCCACTCCTTGGCCTGGCGCTGGGCATCTGCCACCTCCCGCCGGGCCTTTTCCTTGTAATcctccatctgggcctggagctgCTGCAGGGCTTGCTTAGAGTCATCCCCAATCTGCTCcagctgagacacagagaaaacagatttttcaGCACTGCATCTCTTTAACGGatgcctctctcccttctctgggccCAGACTCCCAAGACTCGCCCAGAGCCTCCTTCCTGCCAAAGTAGCCCTCTCTTGCTCTTTCCTGGACCTAGGTCCCTAGTATGGCTGGGAGTAATATATAGATTTCCTGGGttgaaatcctggctctaccacttattagctgtgtgaccacaggcaagttatttaccctctctgtgtctcagttccccatctgtaaaatgggataataacagTGCACCTACAtcacaaggttgttgtgagaattatgtTAATTAATTACATAAAGTACTTACAACAGTGCCTGATACAAAGTAAACCTTAAATGACCATATTTCAGCAAACTCAAGATACCAATGAttattacaaagaaaaagaaaaatttgccaATTGAACTATAACATACCGTCAATTATAAGACACAAGTCAATTTCAGAGAcgataaaatgtacattttagaattgatgaaatataTTAGGTGTTTGctcctgttttataaataagcaaTTAGGAGGAGAACCTTACCTGAAAAAAAGCAAtttatctccttttcttcctttctccttccctcccccaaatatAAAATTCTACCAATGAAAATTCCTGTTTTTAGGTCTTATAGACGTCTAAGGAGGGATTATAGGCCTTTTTCCTTCCCCTAAATATAAAACTCTACCAGCGAAGattcttatgtttaggtcttacAGACTTCTAAGAGGAACTCCAGGAGACATTCTCCAAGGATCAAGATCATAAATGAATGGGGTGTAGGGGGAGGTCAAGAACACTGAGGGGAAGTAGGAAGGATGCCACTCTGCAGATGTAGACTTGGCCTCCCCAACAATGAACTTGAGGAAAGCAAATACCACACGTTGTGACCCCgctccctcccctgtcccccccAGGCAAGCTTCTGTATGAGCTGAGCCTCTTCCTGAGCCCAGGCCACCCCGCGCCCCACCTCCTTGTTCAGCCGGTCCACAGTCCTGTCCAGCAAGCGCTTCTGCTCCTCCAGCTCAGCCTTGCTGCGCCGGAGCGCCTCCCgctgcttcccctcctcctccagggcccGGTTCAGAGCCTGCTGCTCCTGTCCCAGGCGGGCCAGCCCCCGCTGGGCCTCTTCCAGCCGTGCCTCCAGTGCCCGCTTGGCTGCTGCCAGgctcccctcctcttcctgagCTGTGTTCAGGGCCTCCTCTAGCTGCTGTTTCTCTGCCTGGGAGTGGGGAAGGTGAGGGACATTGGACTGAGAGGATGCAAAGCTTGGGCTCAAGCCATTTGGAGGTGagtaggtgggagggaggaggaagagatatTTATGAAAAAGGTGGGTAATGAAAACAGGCTCAGAGGAACCAGCAAAGATCAGAGAACATGCAAAGAGTGGGAAATGGACAAAAATACCAGTGCAAGGGCTGAGACATTCACACTAAAGCACACTCCAGGAAATAAACCCAAGGTTAACAGAGGACTAGGGAGGCAAACAGAAGCACACTACAGGCAAAATCAAAGTGATGGCTGAGTATTTAGCCAGGGATGAGAGGAGAGAGGGCCAGGAGGAAGCCAACAATGTCAGCAAAAGCACTGACCTCTAACCGCTGCACCTTGTCCCGCAGCCGAGCCTCCGCCACTTCCCCACCCTCCGCCAAGCCTCGTGCCTCCTTCAGCTGCTGCTCCAGACCCAGGATGCGCCGTCGGAATTCATCATTTTCCTCCTGGGTCTCCCGAAGCGTCGTCTCCACTGCTGTCCGACGCTGCCCCAGCACTGCCACTTCTGCCTCTGCTGCCATCTGAGCCTGAGGCCGGTTCACGGAGAGGTGGCTCAGACCCCCGGGCTCAAGGTCATTGACGACTCCCAGGAAAGCCACCCCAAAGAGAGCTCACATGAACCCAGGTGTGAAGAGGGGTAGTGCCACCAGCCAGAGGCTTCCCTGAGAATCCCACCCCTATAGAGATGCAATGGGTGTCACCAGGTACAGCCCAACCTCCCCCTGCCACATCCTGGCTACTTTAAACCACATACCTAGGACCAAGGTATTTGGTCTATACATACCCATGATAGGTAATTTTCCATGCCCTCTGGCTCCTCAGCCCTCCAGACCCCTCAGCCTCCACCTCCTAAGCCCTGTGCCCACTCCCCTTGCCTTGGAAGCCTCTTCACAGTCTTGTCTCAGTTGCTGGAGGGTCTTTTGTAGCTGGAGGTTCTGCTGTTCCAGCCCCCGGCCTCGTTCAGCCTCTACCCTCAGCTGCTTCTCCAACTCCCGCTCCCGGTGTCGACCAGTCacctcctggctctgctgctctGCCTGCAGCTCCTTAAGTTCCTCCTGTGTCCGGCGCAGCTCCTAGAAGGGAAGGGAAATGGTGACAGGGCAGAGAGAGCCAGCCTGGGATAACAGaaagtggagaaactgaaactctcatacactgctggtgagaatgtgaaatggtatggccactttggaaaacaatttggcaatgtCTCAAAAAGTTAaccataaagttaccatatgactcagcaattccactcctaggtatatacccaagagaactgtataaacatatgttcacaaaaaACTTGTaagtgaatgttcatagcagcattattcattacAGCTAAATACagaaatgacccaaatgtccatcaattgatgaatagataaaaaatgtggtatatccatgtagtggaatattattcagccataaaaagtaatgaagtcctgatacttgctacaacatggataaaccttgaaaaacattatgctaggtgaaagaagccagacacgaaaggccacatattataggagtccaattatatgaaatgtccagaataggcaaatccatagagagagaaagtagattagtggctgccaggagTGGGGAGGGTGACTGCTAATGGATACGGGGttcttttttggggtgatgaaaatgttctataattagatagtggtgatgttgTTGGCTGTACAACTCTGTGAGTATACAAAACCCcactaaattgtatactttaaaagggtgaattttatggtatgtgaactaaatctccattaaaaaaaattacatggagTGAGAACAGATGAGGGTATGCATAAAACAGGattggctattttttttaaatgttgaaaaccaAAATACGTGACACAATAAATGTTGGTGCTgctgatttctttttcaaaaaattaaaatatgatttctcATTCTAATTCTTTATCTATTAGCTACTTCTGAAATTCAGAAAGTATAATTAGGCTGAAAGGTTATATGTATATAGTGAGTCTTCAGTGTAAGACACTAACAtactaattacaaagaaaaagaggggacttccctggcggtccagcagttgggactccacgcttccaccacagggggtgagggttcgatccctggtcggggaactaggatcccacgtgAGGTgcgatgcggccaaaaataaataaattttttaaaaaatttttaaataaagaaaaaaaagaaaaagaaaaatagcacaGTGTATGGTCTACAGTGGACTGGGTTAGTCTATTTTCCTAATGTATATCTTATTGATTgattaaatacttaataaaattaGCTTAATATATGAGATAAATGAAACACTAGTTAttacttttttgctttttagCTTTACCCAGCATAATAAGTCAACTGAGATTGTCCAGAGGAATGTCCAAGTTCACTATGTCAGCTAATATAGTTAACAGACTTCAGACTATCCTTGATATTTGTTAACTTAAAAACAGTATTGTAAAAATTAGGAGTACTTTTGATTTCACAACCACCAAAGTATGTTTGGTTAacatttcttatctttttctccACCAAATATTTTGCATAAGCTCAGGCTTTTATTTACCTGGAAAATCATCATTCAGAGCTATATTtctttactcatttaaaaatatgattaccTTGATTACAATTAGGTAGTCTTATAGTAAAAGCATGATAAACAAGAATTGATTAATTAATACTTgttaactgagcacctactacatatCCAGCATAGCAAATGAAAGAATATAAACCCAGAAGGATTCTCAGGAGGCCACAAATGTCAGTTCCCtataattaatgaaaatattttctaattttcaaatcATCTGAAATAATTCATTGCTTTCTTGTCCTTCATAAACTGATACCAGGAATATGAAGAAAGTATTTATGTGTTCACTTCAATTTTATGACCTTATTATTCATAAAATATCCATGCATGATAAAACATTTAGCTACCTGTGTCTAGATTCTATACTCTCTAAGCAGCCTTCAAATTACAATTTGGCTTCCCATGTAAGTCAGCTGGCCATGCCACTGCAAGTTTTCCAGTCCATATGACAACACTATTCATTGTAAGTTAATAAACTGGCATTCTAACTATAAATGTTTGTTTCATAAGTGTAGTTAATGAGTCCCCTCTGAGAGACAGAGCCACTCTTGCTATGCTGACCAAATTAGGTTTCCAAGCTTGCAAAAATGACCCTGGAGTTTCACAAATCCATCTCAATGCTGCTACCCATGAGGTCTCTTGGGAGGCAGCCAGCAGCCTCTGGCTATAACCCAACCTGGTCACCGAGAGCCCTTTCCATTAGAAACTTCTATACTGAATGAGGAGACCAGTCCTGCTAGAGTGTGTGCTGGGAAGAGATAAGGCTGAGCAGGCAGGATGAAGCCTGAAAACCAGGCACACGGGAGACAGCCACACACGTGTGGAGGCCCTCGTGGATAGGTGAGGCAGATGCCCATCACCCCGACCTGCCCTATTGCCCCCCAACTCCCAAGTACCTTCTTGAGCTCCTCCACCTGGCGAGTATCTCCAGCACCAGCTCGGGCCTGCCCTAATTCCCTCTGCAAGACCTCTATCTTCTCCGCAAGTTCTTCTTCCATCTCCTCCTTCTCCATCCGCAGCTGCAGGAGTCTGAGCCCAGAAAGGTGAAATAAAAGGGAAAGGGAACAGGGTGAGGCCGCCTGCCTGGGAGAGGTTAGCAGGACAATGAAAACCACCTCCCTGGAGGCAGTACACTGGGCATCCACCCTCAGGAGGGCGGAAGGTGGGGATGCAGAAGGGCAGTTTGAGAAATGGGAAAGGAAGGAGCACAGCACTGGCAGAAAAGAGGGGGGATATGAGAATCATGGATAAGCATCCTGGGGGGCAGTGTCCTTACTCTTGCTTGGTGGCTCTAAGCTCCTCCTTGTTCTTCTGAAACATGTTCTGCCAATGCCCTGTCTCCTCTGAGGTCTCCTCCAGCTCCCTCTGCAGCTCCCGCACCAGGGCTGACATCTTCTGCCTCTCAGCCTCCAATGCTGCGTGATCCTAGGGAAGGGGAGAGTCAGGGGCCAGGAGGCTCGGAGGGAAGAGCTCACTCTAAACCAAAGTGAGAGTGTGTAGAAGGGGAGGCTCAGGTCCAGAGGCACCATGCCCACTGCACACCCTGACACCCGGGGTACCTGGTGCAATGCTAGCAGAAGGCTCTCTTCCCAAGACACAGTCTGCCCCTCTGTCATCTACAGGAAGCCTCCCCCAGTTATTTCCCCATAGGACTTCTGTCACACATCTTCATGGGACTTCTGGCCTGCActccttccctctgcccttgTAGGTTTCCTGAGCAAGGTTTTCATTATATCTCACATGTGTCTTTTAGGGGGAGTTCCGGTTAGGACCAtgaaaaaatccccaaataccaAGACCTCAAGGCAGCCCCCTTCCCTGGGGGCGCTCTCTTTTCCCAGCCCTGCTCTTGTCACGTGCCTGGGTTGCATCCTGCATGCTCCGGCGAAGCTGCTCTGCGTCCCGCTGGTACTGCTGCCGCACATGCTCTACCTCCTGGTCACGGGAGGCCACCTCCTCCTTCAGGGCGCCCTTCAGTGCTGTCAGCTCCCGCTCCCGCAGCCTCAGCTGCTCCTCTACCCGCTGCTTCCCCTCTAAGACCTCTTCCAGAAGCTCCCGGGTCTCTACCAGGTCCTGGGGAAAGTGAAGGTGGAAGTACAGAGGTGACCATGTTAGGATCCAcctgtccattcattcatccagtcaatcaaaaatatttattgagcacctcctatcTGTTAGGCATGGTACCAGGTGCTCTCTGCCCTCTAAGATGCCCTGTTAGGATAAAGGAAATCTACCATTCTGGGCTCTAGTGCCACCCCGCCATTGAGTCGGCCTGAAAGCACCCTAAGGGATACCTGTAATCAGCTACCTACTCCCCATACTTTAGGGAAACTGCAGATGAGCAGACTTGAGGATGATCTAGCTGAAAGGAAGCAGAGGCTAAGATACCCCAATCCTACTCCCTACCTTCATTAGCACCTCTTTAGCAGGCTCAGGACCCTGGGCCTGTTTCAGCTTGTCCTGCAGCTCCATCACCTGCGTCTCCAGCCCATGCCGTACCCTTTcaccctggtccaggaggagcTTCATGTTCTGGAGCCTAATAATTAATTATAGACAACATTATTGAGCACTATGTGTAAGGCCGTTTTCTAAACACTTTACTTACATTAGTTCCTATaaacctccttcaagtctttgttcaAATCTTAACAAGGCCTCCCCTGACTACTTTGTTTAATATTGCAACCTGCCCCTCTACAACCCAGCCCTCCTGATCTGCTTTAACCTATTCTACTTACCACCTTCTCATATGTAATACGTTTACTTATACAATATGTTAATTGTTTACTGTCTGTGCCCCCTCACTAGAAGCTATGCTTCATCTTTATGGTTCACTGATGAACCCCAGGAATCTAGATCAGTGCCTACTACACAGTACTCATTGCAAAAACTTCTGCTACATGAAtgattaaatcctcacaacaatcctgtgaggtaggtaccattattaatcccattttacagattaagaaccTGATGCACAGAGGCAAATCCAGGGAGCCTAACTCATGCGCTATTAGCATTACTGATAGAGAAGGTAAAGAGAAAGGTCCTGTCTTTAACCTTCTCTGTCGGCCCCTTTCAGCTTCTGGAGATTTCCCTGtctcccccagccctgggggaGCCTCTAACGCTGGCTGAGGCCCTCATGCAGCCCTGCGAGCACCGTCAGCTGCACTCACTCCTTGGTGCTCTGCTGGGCTTCCCCATTCCTCCTCTCCAGCAGCTCCTGCAGTCGGCTGCACTCTTCTGCCTTCTCCTCTAGCTGCCGCTCCAGCCCAACCCGGGATGGCTCTAGCTTCTGCCGTTTctggaaagggaaaagagagtaAAACAGGTGGAGAGTAGGGAAAGCCTCTCAGAAGGACCAGGAATAATGGGAATACCTAACATCTCTTGACACTCACTATGTGACAGGCGCTGTACTAGGGACCTCATATATATTAtctgcatttaatcctcataacaagccTCGGTACTTGTAATggtttaaaatatgtccacaaattctttgacatttcCTTCAAAAggtgaagcctctctccttgagTATAGGCTGGACTTAATATAGGCTTCCCCTTGAGTATAGGCTGTCTcttctaacaaatagaaaaaGGGGGAAGTGATGTGTAGCTTCTGAGACTAGGTCATAAAAAGGCATTGCAGCTTCCTCCTTACcttctctcttggatcactcactctgggggaaggTAGCTACCAtattgtgaggacactcaagcagcacTATGAAGAGGTCCAcatagcaaggaactgagacctccAACTAACAACCATTGAGTAAGCCATTTTAGAAGTAAATCCTCCAACACCTGTCAAGTCTTCTAATGACTACAGCCCCAGCCAATACCTTGACTGGAAGCTCATCACAgaccctgagccacaactacccaGTTAAGTGACTCCCAGGTCCTGGGCACTCAGATACTGGGTGATGTTtgttttgaggtaatttgttacacagcaagagatAACTAACACAGCACAATTATTATCCTCACATTACagttaaggaaacagaggcttagaaCATCTAaagaatttgcccaaggtcagttACATAGCCAACAAGTAAGAGTACCAGGATTTGAAGTCAGTTTGACTCCACAGCCCACTGCTCAACCAGTACATGACACTGCTTTTCAGGAAACAAGGGGAGTTACAatctaacacttactgagcaccacCTATATACAAGGCAATACTGTGACAGGTGGAAGCAGTATAAAAAAAGAGGAGTACGTAGGCTTGAGCATAAGACCCACCTGAATTTTAACATTCCTCCTCTACAACGTAccaccttgagcaaatcacttaatctTTCTGATCTTCAACTTTCTCATCATACAAGGGTCCAGGATGCCTATTTTACAGGGTCACTGTAATTATTACATATTACTCGGGACAGTACCTACTACAAAAATTAAactcaataaatgacagctaCTATTACTGCCATCATTACTATGATGATGCCAAGAACTGAggtaaataatttgctcaagattTATACAGCcacagtgagtggcagagctaggacagGAACTTCCAAGGGAAATGGAATGAAAAGTAGTTAGACCCCTGATGGATGTGCTCCTCCTCTCTAAGCTCCAGAGAACCCCAGAAGTCCTTCCTGGGACTAGCACATACTCTTGTCTCACAGGACACGCAAGTGCTCATTCCATTGCTTGGAAGGGCCGGCCCAGGCCAAGGTTCTTTCCCCCTGTGGCCCTTCATCCCTCCTGCACCTCTAATCTCTCCTCACCTTCACTTCTTCATCCAGCTTTTTCTGTAGCTCCTCCACTTTTTGGCTGAGTTCACCCTGCCCTGCCTTAGTGGGACTAGAAGAAGCCATCTGCCAGAGACACAGGGGGAAGGAAGTGAGTCCACATCCAGATCCCAAGGCCCACAAGGCCCtaaccctgccccctgccccaccgTGAGAAGGCCACTCACCACCAGAGGCTGCATCTGCTCCAGCACCAAACTGACCTTCCTCCTCACAGAGGTTTCACTTTCTGAGCTTCTGGAGGATAAAAGGACAGATGCAAAGGTTAGGGGAGGAAACGGGTAGCAGAGATGAGGGAAGGAAGGGTTAAGAGCAGGGAAGATGGGGAACAAAgctagaaggaaaagaagggaggtGTGTGACTCTGCTGTTGGGAGGGTCCCCACTCACCCCTCTCTCAGGACGCCGTAGATGGTGGCCTTCACGTGGTCCACACTGCCTGGTGGGACCGCCTCCTGCTGGTCTCGGAGAAGGTCTGGAGTTGATTTGAACTACAAAAAAAGTAAACCCAGAGCAATAGGAAGACTACGAAGATTACGCCAGAAGCGTGTGTGGGGTTCAGATGGAAGAGAAGTGGCAGTTGGGAGACGAGGCCCTTCGAGCACGACGAACAAGCCTGAAGTGGGGTAAAGAGGCAATACCTCTGAGGCCGGAGCAACAGGCCAGGAAGGGGTCCAAGCAGGGTACACCTCTCACTATTGCTGCAAACCAGATTTTGCTCGACAAACAGATCTCGACCAGTTGTGAGCTGTGTCACAGGTTATTTGTCACTAATGGCAGTTAATGTACTAGAATTTGTGAATGATTTACTTTTAGAATGGGCTTAACTTTGTCTCAGAGTAAAGTCACTCCCCCACTCACTCGCATTCCTGAGTGGGAGACAAAGGGGGGAGTTTTGGCAAGAGCACCAGGGAGCCACTCATATCCTCCAAGCCTGCCTCACATTTGCTGCAGACCTAGCAAATGCTGGTGACTGAGGCACAGTTAATGGTTGGGCAATGACAAGTAACTCTCCATGCTTGTGAATGGTGATTTCATAGTTACTTCCACTTCCTTGAGAATTTTGCCCATGGAAGTATCTTGTACATGTGAATACCATCTATTAAGTAGATGGATAAAGTGGAGGACAAAAAGTAGATTTTCTGCCATAGGTCATTTGAATCAACATGGAGACCCAAGTAGGTCAGGGCTGATGAGAAGGGGCCAGGGCTTGGAAGCCACAGAAGGGTGAGGTCTGACCTGTAGCATGGGAGGGTCCTGTGCTCTCCCCTGTGGCTCCTCAAAACTCTGACGGACCCAGTCCTGGGTCTGACGGGAACGGCTAAAGCCACCAAGACAGCTCTGGGCTGACTGTTTCAAGCTGCCCGTGTGCTGGTCATGCTTTGCGCTTGGGGTCCAGTGGTTGGGGGACCGGCGCTCCCCTTCCTCAACGGTGTCCCGTGGGAGCCGGTTGTCCAGGCTCTGGCTCCGCTTGCGCTGTTCAGGGGGCAGCATCCGCATGCGGCGGCCAGTCCGGCCCCGGGCCTGGCTCCCATGGTGACTGTCAAACTTGTTGATGAGGGAGTCCACCGAAGACAGGGGGGCAGTGTCAATGGTGCTGCCCGGGTAAGCTCCTTGGGGGGCTAGCTCCAGCAGGCTGGTGCTCCTGTTGCTTGGACCCATAGGGGCAGGGCCTGCCAGTGAGGCCTGGGACTGGGAGCGCGGTAGCCTTCCATTCCAGTGGGCCCCGGGCTCCTCATCAGATGTGCTTCCCTGCCAGGGGGCAGGAAACTCCTTGGCCTGAGAGTAGGGGCTCTCGGGAAGTTCTGAGTCGGAGCTCAGAGCTCCTGGGGCCCCTCGGTTGTTGGCCCCCTTGATCTGGACTCCAATGGAGTCGCCACCTTTCTCTCCACTGTTGAGCACCACAAAGGGTTGCCCAGCGATGCCCTGCACACGCACGGCAACCCCATAGGTATTGGCTCTTGCA carries:
- the CGN gene encoding cingulin isoform X1 — its product is MEQVSTMAEPRGPVDHGVQIRFITEPVCDAEMGTLRRGGRRPAKDARANTYGVAVRVQGIAGQPFVVLNSGEKGGDSIGVQIKGANNRGAPGALSSDSELPESPYSQAKEFPAPWQGSTSDEEPGAHWNGRLPRSQSQASLAGPAPMGPSNRSTSLLELAPQGAYPGSTIDTAPLSSVDSLINKFDSHHGSQARGRTGRRMRMLPPEQRKRSQSLDNRLPRDTVEEGERRSPNHWTPSAKHDQHTGSLKQSAQSCLGGFSRSRQTQDWVRQSFEEPQGRAQDPPMLQFKSTPDLLRDQQEAVPPGSVDHVKATIYGVLREGSSESETSVRRKVSLVLEQMQPLVMASSSPTKAGQGELSQKVEELQKKLDEEVKKRQKLEPSRVGLERQLEEKAEECSRLQELLERRNGEAQQSTKELQNMKLLLDQGERVRHGLETQVMELQDKLKQAQGPEPAKEVLMKDLVETRELLEEVLEGKQRVEEQLRLRERELTALKGALKEEVASRDQEVEHVRQQYQRDAEQLRRSMQDATQDHAALEAERQKMSALVRELQRELEETSEETGHWQNMFQKNKEELRATKQELLQLRMEKEEMEEELAEKIEVLQRELGQARAGAGDTRQVEELKKELRRTQEELKELQAEQQSQEVTGRHRERELEKQLRVEAERGRGLEQQNLQLQKTLQQLRQDCEEASKAQMAAEAEVAVLGQRRTAVETTLRETQEENDEFRRRILGLEQQLKEARGLAEGGEVAEARLRDKVQRLEAEKQQLEEALNTAQEEEGSLAAAKRALEARLEEAQRGLARLGQEQQALNRALEEEGKQREALRRSKAELEEQKRLLDRTVDRLNKELEQIGDDSKQALQQLQAQMEDYKEKARREVADAQRQAKEWASEAEKTAGGLSRLQDETQRLRQGLQASQAERDSARLDKELLVQRLQGLEQEAENKKRSQDDRSRQLKGLEEKVSRLEVELDEERSTVELLTERMNRGRDQVDQLRTELMQERSARQDLECDKISLERQNKDLKSRLASSEGFQKPSASLSQLESQNRELQERLQAEEREKTVLQSTNRKLERRVKELSIQIDDERQHVNDQKDQLSLRVKALKRQVDEAEEEIERLDGLRKKAQRELEEQHEVNEQLQARIKVLEKDSWRKASRSAAESTLQHEGLSSDEEFDSVYDPSSIASLLTESNLQTSSC
- the CGN gene encoding cingulin isoform X2, which translates into the protein MEQVSTMAEPRGPVDHGVQIRFITEPVCDAEMGTLRRGGRRPAKDARANTYGVAVRVQGIAGQPFVVLNSGEKGGDSIGVQIKGANNRGAPGALSSDSELPESPYSQAKEFPAPWQGSTSDEEPGAHWNGRLPRSQSQASLAGPAPMGPSNRSTSLLELAPQGAYPGSTIDTAPLSSVDSLINKFDSHHGSQARGRTGRRMRMLPPEQRKRSQSLDNRLPRDTVEEGERRSPNHWTPSAKHDQHTGSLKQSAQSCLGGFSRSRQTQDWVRQSFEEPQGRAQDPPMLQFKSTPDLLRDQQEAVPPGSVDHVKATIYGVLREGSSESETSVRRKVSLVLEQMQPLVMASSSPTKAGQGELSQKVEELQKKLDEEVKKRQKLEPSRVGLERQLEEKAEECSRLQELLERRNGEAQQSTKELQNMKLLLDQGERVRHGLETQVMELQDKLKQAQGPEPAKEVLMKDLVETRELLEEVLEGKQRVEEQLRLRERELTALKGALKEEVASRDQEVEHVRQQYQRDAEQLRRSMQDATQDHAALEAERQKMSALVRELQRELEETSEETGHWQNMFQKNKEELRATKQELLQLRMEKEEMEEELAEKIEVLQRELGQARAGAGDTRQVEELKKELRRTQEELKELQAEQQSQEVTGRHRERELEKQLRVEAERGRGLEQQNLQLQKTLQQLRQDCEEASKAQMAAEAEVAVLGQRRTAVETTLRETQEENDEFRRRILGLEQQLKEARGLAEGGEVAEARLRDKVQRLEAEKQQLEEALNTAQEEEGSLAAAKRALEARLEEAQRGLARLGQEQQALNRALEEEGKQREALRRSKAELEEQKRLLDRTVDRLNKELEQIGDDSKQALQQLQAQMEDYKEKARREVADAQRQAKEWASEAEKTAGGLSRLQDETQRLRQGLQASQAERDSARLDKELLVQRLQGLEQEAENKKRSQDDRSRQLKGLEEKVSRLEVELDEERSTVELLTERMNRGRDQVDQLRTELMQERSARQDLECDKISLERQNKDLKSRLASSEGFQKPSASLSQLESQNRELQERLQAEEREKTVLQSTNRKLERRVKELSIQIDDERQHVNDQKDQPEGEGFEAAGG